One window of the Thermasporomyces composti genome contains the following:
- a CDS encoding MarR family winged helix-turn-helix transcriptional regulator has product MPTDLTRLGEDLAVAASRLSRFATRNLNALPHAALRVLGRLDELGQARISELAKADRCSQPTMSALVQRLEDHGLVRRISDPGDSRASLISLTEKGLGELRSARRQAGEALAQQLRQLPPSDLATLEAAVAVLQKLVALDPVEATPR; this is encoded by the coding sequence GTGCCGACGGACTTGACTCGTCTCGGCGAGGACCTCGCGGTCGCCGCGAGCCGCCTCTCCCGCTTCGCCACCCGGAATCTGAACGCCCTCCCGCACGCTGCTCTGCGGGTGCTCGGCCGCCTCGACGAGCTCGGACAGGCCCGGATCAGCGAGCTCGCGAAAGCCGATCGGTGCTCGCAGCCGACCATGTCCGCCCTGGTCCAACGCCTCGAGGACCACGGCTTGGTCCGGCGGATCTCAGACCCCGGCGACTCGCGCGCCAGCCTGATCAGCCTCACCGAGAAAGGGCTCGGTGAGCTGCGCAGTGCCCGGCGACAGGCCGGCGAGGCACTCGCCCAGCAGCTGCGTCAGCTGCCACCGTCCGACCTCGCCACCCTCGAGGCCGCGGTCGCCGTCCTGCAGAAACTCGTCGCCCTCGACCCGGTGGAGGCCACGCCCCGGTGA